The following proteins come from a genomic window of Actinomycetes bacterium:
- a CDS encoding type II secretion system F family protein, giving the protein MLNGVLDGRVVLAALLTGSVVARVVALIVRPPARLAPRVRPYTIASRTELGGSADVLALADPGTTFRDSTLVRLFEPLVRRLVELMGGVLDRGGDERLLLRLRQAGALMDVPEGRRAIQYRVQLLTSAALYTTLGLVVGLAVWHSAAPMLLMGLLGLVLGLARPRGRLDRIIARRREQMRVELYTINHLLAMNVRVGGGVIQALQRVVERGRGSVVEELAEVLRAHRSGVRISAALTRAAVQTPEPHAARTYRILATSAEHGSDLAKGLMDMSRDLRSQRREDLRRMATRQRAAVIVPIVVILAPILLVFVAAPLPSIIFGGLGGR; this is encoded by the coding sequence GTGCTGAACGGGGTCTTGGACGGCCGGGTGGTGCTGGCCGCGCTGCTCACCGGCTCCGTCGTGGCCCGGGTGGTGGCCCTGATCGTGCGGCCCCCGGCCCGGCTCGCCCCGCGCGTGCGTCCGTACACGATCGCGAGCCGGACCGAGCTGGGCGGCAGCGCCGACGTGCTGGCCCTGGCCGACCCGGGCACCACCTTCCGCGACTCGACCCTGGTGCGGCTGTTCGAACCGCTCGTGCGCCGGCTCGTCGAGCTGATGGGCGGCGTGCTCGACCGGGGCGGTGACGAGCGGCTGCTGCTGCGCCTGCGCCAGGCCGGGGCCCTCATGGACGTTCCCGAGGGGCGCCGGGCCATCCAGTATCGCGTCCAGCTCCTCACCTCGGCCGCCCTCTACACCACCCTCGGGCTCGTGGTCGGGCTGGCCGTCTGGCACTCGGCCGCGCCCATGCTCCTGATGGGCCTGCTCGGGCTCGTGCTCGGGCTGGCCAGGCCCCGCGGGCGCCTGGACCGGATCATCGCCCGCCGGCGCGAGCAGATGCGGGTCGAGCTGTACACGATCAACCATCTCCTGGCCATGAACGTCCGGGTCGGCGGCGGGGTCATCCAGGCCCTGCAGCGGGTGGTCGAACGCGGCCGAGGCTCGGTGGTGGAGGAGCTGGCCGAGGTGCTGCGGGCCCACCGCAGCGGCGTGCGCATCAGCGCGGCCCTGACCCGGGCCGCCGTGCAGACCCCGGAGCCGCACGCGGCCCGGACCTACCGGATCCTGGCCACCAGCGCCGAGCACGGCTCCGACCTGGCCAAGGGGCTGATGGACATGAGCCGCGACCTGCGCAGCCAGCGGCGCGAGGACCTGCGCCGGATGGCGACCAGGCAGCGGGCGGCCGTGATCGTCCCGATCGTGGTGATCCTCGCGCCGATCCTGCTCGTGTTCGTGGCCGCGCCGCTGCCGTCGATCATCTTCGGCGGGCTGGGGGGGCG